The following are from one region of the Lacinutrix sp. Bg11-31 genome:
- a CDS encoding DUF3667 domain-containing protein: MLNLFEDFAYRYMNYDNQFLKTFYLFTSPEKVIGSYINGTRKKYVNVINYFTIVLTLFGLQLFIMNIFFKDALNIKDPEGFAKTQGQIQLVISNY; this comes from the coding sequence ATGCTAAATCTATTCGAAGATTTTGCTTACCGTTATATGAATTATGATAATCAGTTTTTAAAAACATTTTATTTATTTACAAGCCCAGAAAAGGTTATTGGAAGTTATATTAACGGAACACGTAAAAAGTATGTTAATGTCATTAACTACTTTACAATTGTATTAACCCTATTTGGATTGCAGTTGTTTATTATGAATATCTTTTTTAAAGATGCTTTAAATATTAAAGATCCTGAAGGTTTTGCTAAAACACAAGGGCAAATTCAATTAGTAATAAGTAATTATTAG